The Mycolicibacterium smegmatis genome has a window encoding:
- a CDS encoding APC family permease: MTNPEMVEEQPQLRRVMGPGLLLLFVVGDILGTGVYALTGQVAKEVGGAAWLPFLVAFLVATVTAFSYLELVTKYPQAAGAALYAHKAFGIHFVTFLVAFIVMCSGITSASTASRFFAANFFTGLHLDWGKAGVVVLALLFMALIAAVNFRGVSESVKLNVFLTFIEITGLALVILVGLWAFTGGSADIDFSRVVAFDTPSDKGVFLAVSTATSLAFFAMVGFEDSVNMAEETKDPVRIFPKMLLTGLGIAGLVYVVVSIVAVALVPVGVLAGSETPLVEVVKAGAPGLPIETILPFISMFAVSNTALINMLMASRLIYGMARQRVLPPVLGSVHPRRLTPWVAILFTTLIAFGLIFYVSAFANSSAIAVLGGTTSLLLLAVFAVVNIAVLVLRRDLREKGTHFKTPTVLPVIGFIASTYLVLPFSGRPAQQYILAGILIAIGIVLFGITTIINRRLGISSKAQIDPTHLTDAP, translated from the coding sequence ATGACGAATCCCGAAATGGTCGAAGAGCAGCCGCAATTGCGGCGGGTCATGGGCCCCGGCCTCTTGTTGTTGTTCGTCGTCGGAGACATCCTCGGCACCGGCGTCTACGCCCTCACCGGTCAGGTCGCCAAAGAGGTCGGCGGTGCGGCCTGGCTCCCCTTCCTGGTGGCGTTTCTCGTCGCGACGGTGACCGCGTTCAGCTATCTGGAGCTGGTGACCAAGTACCCGCAGGCCGCGGGCGCTGCGCTCTACGCGCACAAGGCTTTCGGCATCCACTTCGTCACGTTCCTGGTGGCGTTCATCGTGATGTGTTCCGGAATCACGTCGGCCTCAACGGCTTCGCGGTTCTTCGCGGCCAACTTCTTCACGGGCCTGCACCTCGACTGGGGTAAGGCCGGAGTGGTGGTGCTGGCACTGCTGTTCATGGCGTTGATCGCCGCGGTCAACTTCCGCGGCGTCAGCGAGAGCGTCAAGCTCAACGTCTTCCTCACGTTCATCGAGATCACCGGCCTGGCGCTGGTGATCCTGGTCGGGTTGTGGGCGTTCACCGGCGGCAGCGCGGACATCGACTTCTCGCGCGTCGTCGCGTTCGACACCCCGTCCGACAAGGGCGTTTTCCTCGCGGTCTCCACCGCGACGTCGCTCGCGTTCTTCGCGATGGTCGGGTTCGAGGACTCGGTCAACATGGCCGAGGAGACCAAGGATCCCGTGCGGATCTTCCCCAAGATGCTGCTGACGGGTCTGGGCATCGCGGGCCTGGTGTACGTCGTGGTGTCGATCGTCGCGGTGGCACTGGTGCCCGTCGGAGTCCTGGCCGGCAGCGAGACCCCGCTCGTCGAGGTGGTCAAGGCCGGCGCACCCGGACTGCCGATCGAGACCATCCTGCCGTTCATCTCGATGTTCGCGGTGTCGAACACCGCGCTCATCAACATGCTCATGGCGAGCCGCCTGATCTACGGCATGGCGCGGCAGCGCGTGCTTCCGCCCGTGCTGGGGAGCGTGCATCCGCGCCGGCTCACCCCATGGGTGGCGATCCTGTTCACGACGCTGATCGCGTTCGGCCTGATCTTCTACGTGTCGGCGTTCGCCAACAGCAGCGCCATCGCGGTGCTGGGCGGCACGACGTCGCTGCTGCTGCTCGCGGTGTTCGCGGTGGTCAACATCGCGGTGCTGGTGCTGCGTCGTGACCTGCGGGAGAAGGGCACGCACTTCAAGACCCCGACGGTGCTGCCCGTCATCGGGTTCATCGCGTCGACCTACCTGGTGCTGCCGTTCTCAGGACGCCCGGCGCAGCAGTACATCCTGGCGGGCATCCTGATCGCGATCGGAATCGTGCTGTTCGGGATCACGACGATCATCAACCGCAGGCTCGGCATCAGCAGCAAGGCCCAGATCGACCCGACGCATCTGACCGACGCACCCTAG
- a CDS encoding TetR/AcrR family transcriptional regulator, giving the protein MLNVTAAVTPKGERRRYALIRAAAELLCEGGFDAVRHRAVARRAGLPLASTTYYFSSLDDLIAKAVEYIGMREANQLRESVASLSRRRRGAESTAEILVDLLVGDEPGARVTEELISRYERYIACARQPGLRDIQRRILQQRTDAVVEAVERSGRSVRAELVTALVCAVDGAVVASLVDEGDGPRASARATLIDVIDVLAPVDDRAVRV; this is encoded by the coding sequence ATGCTAAACGTGACGGCAGCGGTCACTCCCAAAGGCGAGCGTCGGCGGTACGCCCTCATCAGGGCGGCCGCAGAATTGCTGTGCGAGGGCGGCTTCGACGCTGTGCGCCACCGCGCGGTGGCGCGGCGGGCGGGTTTGCCGCTCGCGTCGACGACGTACTATTTCTCATCCCTCGACGACCTCATCGCCAAGGCCGTCGAGTACATCGGCATGCGTGAGGCGAACCAGCTCCGCGAAAGCGTCGCCTCGCTGTCCCGGCGGCGGCGCGGCGCCGAGTCGACCGCCGAGATCCTCGTCGACCTGTTGGTCGGGGACGAACCGGGCGCACGCGTGACCGAGGAACTCATCTCCCGTTACGAACGCTACATCGCATGCGCGCGTCAACCAGGCCTGCGCGACATCCAACGGCGCATACTGCAACAGCGCACCGACGCAGTCGTCGAGGCGGTGGAGAGATCGGGTCGCTCGGTGCGGGCCGAACTCGTCACCGCCCTGGTGTGCGCCGTCGACGGGGCCGTGGTGGCATCACTGGTGGACGAGGGGGACGGGCCGAGGGCCAGCGCCCGCGCGACGCTGATCGACGTGATCGACGTGCTCGCCCCCGTCGACGACAGGGCGGTGCGGGTCTGA
- a CDS encoding alpha/beta hydrolase, giving the protein MAGMPTLSRRAVLRLGVGAAAGAAGAVAFGVAATATPGQPAPQTPPAPQAPPVPLEPPATAAPTYVTGSFVSAARGGVATNWAIARPPGQTAPLRPVIALHGKGQDAAGVMAGGVEQGLAEAVAAGLPPFAVVAVDGGGSYWHKRASGEDSGAMVLDELIPMLGEQGLDTSRVGFLGWSMGGYGALLLGSRLGPARTAAICAVSPALWTSPGAAAPGAFDNAEDYNANSVWGQPALASIPLRIDCGTSDPFYAATRQFIAQLPNAPAGGFSPGGHNGEFWSAQLPGELTWMAPLLVA; this is encoded by the coding sequence ATGGCCGGCATGCCAACGTTGAGCCGTCGCGCCGTACTGCGTCTCGGCGTCGGTGCGGCCGCGGGCGCGGCAGGCGCCGTCGCGTTCGGAGTCGCCGCGACCGCGACGCCGGGTCAGCCCGCTCCGCAAACACCACCGGCACCGCAGGCACCACCTGTCCCCTTGGAACCTCCTGCCACGGCAGCACCCACCTACGTGACGGGTTCGTTCGTGTCCGCGGCGCGCGGCGGCGTCGCCACCAACTGGGCCATCGCGCGGCCACCAGGACAGACCGCGCCGCTGCGACCGGTCATCGCACTGCACGGCAAGGGACAGGACGCCGCGGGCGTGATGGCGGGCGGCGTCGAGCAGGGTCTCGCCGAAGCCGTCGCCGCGGGCCTGCCCCCGTTCGCTGTCGTCGCCGTCGACGGTGGCGGGAGCTATTGGCACAAGCGCGCATCCGGCGAGGATTCCGGCGCCATGGTGCTCGACGAGTTGATCCCGATGCTCGGCGAGCAAGGTCTCGACACGTCGCGGGTGGGCTTCCTCGGCTGGTCGATGGGCGGGTACGGCGCGTTGCTGCTCGGCTCACGCCTGGGCCCGGCGCGCACCGCGGCGATCTGCGCGGTGAGCCCGGCGCTGTGGACCTCGCCGGGCGCGGCGGCGCCAGGGGCGTTCGACAACGCCGAGGACTACAACGCGAACAGCGTGTGGGGGCAACCCGCGCTGGCGTCGATCCCGCTCCGGATCGATTGCGGCACCAGCGATCCCTTCTACGCGGCGACCCGGCAGTTCATCGCGCAACTGCCGAACGCGCCCGCGGGCGGGTTCTCACCCGGCGGCCACAACGGCGAGTTCTGGAGCGCACAGTTACCCGGCGAGCTGACCTGGATGGCCCCGCTGCTGGTTGCCTAG
- the purD gene encoding phosphoribosylamine--glycine ligase: MRVLVIGSGAREHALLLALRRDPEVEGLAVAPGNAGTSSIADQYDVDVTSGEAVVKLAQRIGADLVVIGPEVPLVLGVADAVREAGIACFGPTKDAARIEGSKAFAKDVMSAAGVRTATSEVVDNPGHLDAALDRFGPPAGQAAWVVKDDGLAAGKGVVVTADRDAARAHAASLLDSGHPVLLESFLDGPEVSLFCVVDGETVVPLLPAQDFKRVGDNDSGPNTGGMGAYAPLPWLPDSVTTQIVDDIVKPVAAELVRRGSSFSGLLYAGLAITSNGPAVVEFNCRFGDPETQAVLALLESPLGQLLRAAATGELASFGELQWHDGYAVTIVVAAENYPGRPRVGDPIHGADADGVLHAGTARRDDGAVVSSGGRVLSVVGTGADLSAAREAAYGLAKSIRLPGSHFRSDIGLAAAEGRISV, encoded by the coding sequence GTGCGCGTCCTCGTAATCGGATCCGGTGCCCGTGAACATGCCCTGCTCCTGGCTCTGCGAAGAGACCCCGAAGTCGAGGGGCTGGCCGTGGCTCCCGGCAACGCGGGGACCTCGTCGATCGCCGACCAGTACGACGTCGACGTCACCTCCGGTGAGGCCGTGGTCAAGCTCGCGCAACGCATCGGCGCCGACCTGGTCGTGATCGGCCCCGAGGTGCCCCTGGTCCTCGGTGTCGCCGACGCCGTCCGCGAAGCCGGCATCGCCTGCTTCGGCCCCACCAAGGACGCCGCACGCATCGAGGGTTCCAAGGCATTCGCCAAGGACGTCATGTCCGCCGCCGGGGTGCGCACCGCGACCTCCGAGGTCGTCGACAACCCGGGTCATCTGGACGCCGCGCTGGACCGGTTCGGTCCGCCCGCCGGGCAGGCCGCCTGGGTGGTCAAGGACGACGGGCTGGCCGCGGGCAAGGGTGTGGTGGTCACCGCCGACCGCGACGCGGCCCGCGCGCACGCGGCGAGCCTGCTCGACTCGGGACATCCCGTGCTCCTCGAGTCGTTCCTCGACGGTCCCGAGGTCTCGCTGTTCTGTGTGGTCGACGGCGAGACGGTGGTGCCGCTGCTGCCCGCACAGGATTTCAAGCGCGTCGGCGACAACGACTCCGGACCCAACACGGGCGGCATGGGCGCCTACGCGCCGCTGCCCTGGCTGCCCGATTCGGTGACCACGCAGATCGTCGACGATATCGTCAAACCCGTTGCGGCAGAACTCGTCAGGCGTGGCAGCTCGTTCTCGGGCCTGCTCTATGCCGGCCTCGCGATCACGTCCAACGGGCCCGCGGTCGTCGAATTCAACTGCCGTTTCGGCGATCCCGAGACGCAGGCCGTGCTCGCGCTGCTCGAATCCCCGCTGGGGCAGTTGCTGCGCGCGGCCGCGACCGGTGAACTCGCGTCGTTCGGCGAACTGCAGTGGCACGACGGATATGCCGTCACGATCGTCGTCGCCGCCGAGAACTACCCGGGACGTCCCCGTGTGGGTGACCCGATCCACGGTGCCGACGCCGACGGTGTGCTGCACGCGGGCACCGCGCGCCGCGACGACGGCGCGGTGGTCTCATCGGGCGGGCGCGTGCTCTCGGTCGTCGGCACGGGCGCCGACCTGTCCGCCGCACGCGAGGCCGCCTACGGGTTGGCCAAGTCGATCCGATTGCCGGGCAGCCACTTCCGCTCCGACATCGGCCTGGCAGCCGCCGAGGGCCGGATCTCCGTCTGA
- a CDS encoding cytochrome P450 codes for MNTCQFGNGYDFTDPDVLFRGIPVEEFAVLRKTAPVWWNQQGESIFDDGGYWVISRHEDIKTISRDGGEVWSTNAKGAVMRLPDGVTAEQLDLTKALLINHDAPEHTRLRKLVSRLFTPRSVAALEEKLAVAAHDIVAEAKAEGSGNFVEDIAMKLPLLAIADLIGVPEADREKIFAWSNAIINTDDPDFDSDPTVANAELMGYAYTMAEERRRCPADDIVTRLVQADVSGESLGEVEFAFFVILLAVAGNETTRNAITHGMNAFFENPDQWELFKRERPITAVDEIVRWATPVHCFQRTAVVDTEIGGVPIKAGQRAGLFYSSANYDEDVFDDPFRFDILRDPNPHLGFGGNGAHYCIGANLARMEIRLMFDEIADQIPDITKVGEPQRLRSGWINGVKDLQVSYRG; via the coding sequence ATGAACACCTGCCAGTTCGGCAACGGGTACGACTTCACCGATCCGGACGTCCTGTTCCGCGGTATCCCGGTCGAGGAATTCGCCGTGCTGCGCAAGACCGCGCCGGTGTGGTGGAACCAGCAGGGCGAGTCGATATTCGACGACGGCGGCTACTGGGTGATCAGCCGCCACGAGGACATCAAGACCATCTCGCGTGACGGCGGAGAAGTGTGGTCCACCAACGCGAAAGGCGCGGTCATGCGCCTGCCCGACGGCGTGACCGCCGAGCAGCTCGACCTCACGAAGGCGTTGCTCATCAACCACGACGCACCAGAGCACACGCGGCTGCGCAAGCTCGTGTCGCGGTTGTTCACGCCACGCTCGGTGGCCGCGCTGGAGGAGAAACTCGCGGTCGCCGCACACGACATCGTCGCCGAGGCCAAGGCCGAGGGCAGTGGCAATTTCGTCGAGGACATCGCGATGAAGCTCCCGCTGCTGGCGATCGCCGACCTGATCGGCGTGCCCGAGGCGGACCGCGAGAAGATCTTCGCCTGGTCCAACGCGATCATCAACACCGACGACCCGGATTTCGACTCCGACCCCACCGTGGCCAACGCCGAATTGATGGGCTACGCGTACACCATGGCCGAGGAGCGCAGACGGTGCCCGGCCGACGACATCGTGACGCGCCTGGTGCAGGCCGACGTCAGCGGTGAGTCGCTCGGGGAAGTGGAGTTCGCGTTCTTCGTGATCCTGTTGGCCGTCGCGGGTAACGAGACCACGCGCAACGCCATCACACACGGCATGAACGCGTTCTTCGAAAACCCGGACCAGTGGGAGCTTTTCAAGCGTGAGCGCCCGATCACGGCGGTCGACGAGATCGTCCGGTGGGCCACGCCCGTGCACTGTTTCCAGCGCACGGCCGTCGTCGACACCGAGATCGGCGGCGTACCGATCAAGGCGGGTCAGCGCGCCGGGCTGTTCTACAGTTCGGCCAACTACGACGAGGACGTGTTCGACGACCCGTTCCGCTTCGACATCCTGCGCGACCCCAACCCGCATCTGGGCTTCGGCGGCAACGGCGCGCACTACTGCATCGGCGCCAACCTGGCCCGCATGGAGATCCGGCTGATGTTCGACGAGATCGCCGACCAGATCCCCGACATCACCAAAGTGGGCGAACCGCAACGGCTCCGGTCGGGGTGGATCAACGGCGTCAAGGACCTGCAGGTCTCCTACCGCGGGTGA
- a CDS encoding TetR/AcrR family transcriptional regulator has translation MRTHGWSGSAPATDEEAIARILAAAGKAIDERGADFSIADVARTLGVTRQTVYRYFPSTDALLVAAAVHAASGFLDRLAAHLGGITDPVEAVTEAIATALEWVPQDKHLGLLISPGRADAHTESVTSDVAVDFARAMLRKFDVDWAGLGFGDDDLDELAEHLLRIIQSFIIDPGRPPRTGATLRSYLRRWVGAAVKPAQASVQSPRV, from the coding sequence ATGCGAACGCACGGGTGGTCCGGGTCGGCGCCCGCCACCGACGAGGAGGCGATCGCCCGCATCCTGGCCGCGGCGGGCAAGGCCATCGACGAGCGCGGGGCCGACTTCAGCATCGCCGACGTGGCCCGCACGCTCGGTGTCACCCGCCAGACCGTGTACCGCTATTTCCCCAGCACCGACGCGCTGCTGGTGGCCGCGGCCGTGCACGCCGCGAGCGGTTTCCTCGACCGGCTCGCCGCTCATCTGGGCGGCATCACCGATCCCGTGGAGGCCGTCACCGAGGCGATCGCCACGGCGCTGGAATGGGTGCCGCAGGACAAACACCTCGGCCTGCTCATCTCCCCCGGCCGCGCCGACGCCCACACCGAATCCGTCACCTCCGACGTCGCGGTCGACTTCGCGCGCGCCATGTTGCGCAAGTTCGACGTCGACTGGGCGGGCCTGGGGTTCGGCGACGACGATCTCGACGAACTGGCCGAGCACCTGCTGCGGATCATCCAGTCGTTCATCATCGATCCGGGCCGCCCGCCGCGCACGGGTGCGACGCTACGGAGTTATCTGCGCCGCTGGGTCGGTGCCGCGGTGAAGCCGGCCCAGGCGTCAGTACAGTCGCCGCGAGTGTGA